The Lathyrus oleraceus cultivar Zhongwan6 chromosome 5, CAAS_Psat_ZW6_1.0, whole genome shotgun sequence genome includes the window GTGAGCATGTGCATCATGATGACCAAATTGAGGCAATGAATCAGATGGTGTATGATGCTTTTAGGCCTTATGGAGTATTCTCTCACGTGAATGATAACATAGAAGTTGAGGAATATACGGAGGATGAGTTTCCCAACGAAGATGCCAAACGATTTTATGACAAGTTGATATCTTTCAACAAGCCCATTTATGAGGGAGCTACCCAATCAATATTATCAATATCTACTCAACTTCTTGAAATTAGGTCTAATTGGCATGTACCACAAAAAGGTTTAGATTTTGTTGCACAAATGCTTAAAAGTGTATGTCCAGTTCAAAAATGCTTGCCCGAGAACTATTACCAAGCAACACAGTTGGTATCTAAGTTAGGGCTAAAGGTTGAGAAGATTGATTGTTGTAAGAATGGTTGTATGTTATATTACAAGGATGATAGCAATCTATCAGAGTGCAAATTTTGTAATGCTCCTAGGTTCATTCCTCGCAAGACTGGCATGGGAAAGTACAAAGATATCCCAGTGAAGAGAATGTTCTACTTCCCAATCATTCCCAGATTACAAAGATTGTATGCATCAACTGAGTCGGCAAGTGAAATGAGATGGCATCACATGAACAAAAATAGTTCCAACATCCTTCGCCACCCGTCAGATGGAAAAGCATGGAAACATTTTGATAGTGTATATCCTGACTTTTCTAGGGAACCCAGAAATGTAAGGTTGGGTCTGTGTTCAGATGGTTTTACTCCTTACATTCAAGCGTCTGCTTCTCCATACTCATGTTGGCCAATAATAGTTACTCCGTATAATCTCCCCCCTGAAATGTGCATGACCAAACCATACTTGTTTTTGGCATGCCTCATACCCGGACCTAAAAACCCTAAATTAAAGATAGATGTCTACTTGCAACCATTGATTGATGATCTACAACGATTGTGGTCCAATGGAATATTGACCTATGATATATCTACAAAATAAAACTTCATCATGAAAGCCTGCTTGATGTGgacaattaatgattttccagccTATGGTATGTTATCTGGATGGGGAACACAAGGTAAattggcatgccctcattgtATGGAACACACTGATGCTTTCACCTTGAAAAGTGGCCATAAGAATTCCTGGTTTGACTGTCATCGTCGTTTCTTGCCATCTAATCACTCCTTCAGAAGGAGTAAAAGAAGTTTCCTAAAAAATAGGGTTGTGACCAATGAGCCACCTCCCATTTCCACAAGGAAAGATATATTGGCGGTAATAAGTAATTTTCCAAAAGTTACTGAAATTGGATGGGAGGCGAAATGGAAAGAATTCGAAGGGTATGGAGTGGATCACAATTGGAAAAAGCGAAGTATTTTTTGGGATCTCCCATATTGGAAGGATAACTTGTTAAGGCATAACCTCGATGTGATGCACATAGAAAAAAACGTGTTCGATAATATATTTAATACTGTCATGAATGTTAAGGATAAAACAAAGGATAATGAAAAGGCAAGAGAAGACTTGGCTAAATTATGCTTTCGCGGGGACTTGGAGCTCCAACCCTTAGAAAACGGAAAGAATGGTAAACCAAAGGCTAGTTACACTCTAACCAAATCTGAAGCCAAGTTGGTTTGTAAATGGCTTAAGGAATTGAGAATGCCAGATGGCTATGCTTCAAACCTCAGTAGGTGTGCTAATGTAGAAAAGGGTACGGTGCATGGGATGAAGAGCCATGATTGTCATGTTTTCATGGAATGTTTACTCCCAATTGCATTCCATTCATTGCCAGATTTGGTTTGGAAACCATTAACTGAGCTAAGTCGATTCTTTAAAGATCTTTGTTGCAATACATTGAGGATGGACGACTTAATTAAGTTGGATGAGAATATTCCAATTATCATATGCAAGTTGGAAAGGATTTTTCCACCAGGTTTCTTTGACTCAATGGAGCATCTTCCAATCCATC containing:
- the LOC127079869 gene encoding uncharacterized protein LOC127079869 is translated as MDRTWMYDRVYSNRHGLKEEYVRGVKDFVKRALKQPICKSEGGIRCPCINCKCLKIRTPTNVRLHLYRDGFQPDYWIWTQHGEVELNVNTRNDSNSSEHVHHDDQIEAMNQMVYDAFRPYGVFSHVNDNIEVEEYTEDEFPNEDAKRFYDKLISFNKPIYEGATQSILSISTQLLEIRSNWHVPQKGLDFVAQMLKSVCPVQKCLPENYYQATQLVSKLGLKVEKIDCCKNGCMLYYKDDSNLSECKFCNAPRFIPRKTGMGKYKDIPVKRMFYFPIIPRLQRLYASTESASEMRWHHMNKNSSNILRHPSDGKAWKHFDSVYPDFSREPRNVRLGLCSDGFTPYIQASASPYSSYGMLSGWGTQGKLACPHCMEHTDAFTLKSGHKNSWFDCHRRFLPSNHSFRRSKRSFLKNRVVTNEPPPISTRKDILAVISNFPKVTEIGWEAKWKEFEGYGVDHNWKKRSIFWDLPYWKDNLLRHNLDVMHIEKNVFDNIFNTVMNVKDKTKDNEKAREDLAKLCFRGDLELQPLENGKNGKPKASYTLTKSEAKLVCKWLKELRMPDGYASNLSRCANVEKGTVHGMKSHDCHVFMECLLPIAFHSLPDLVWKPLTELSRFFKDLCCNTLRMDDLIKLDENIPIIICKLERIFPPGFFDSMEHLPIHLAKEAILGGPVQYRWMYPFERFMGVSKRAVTNKARVEGSICSDYIHRETNYFCSHYFNSFRLLPTINLSNKPHLDNDDILPTMSILQSGGRPSGKSRKYFLSDKEWKSSHVHVLINCDEVKPYLDIFLENHSLDIEDSSGRIHIEFPIWLKKYVNEETNGVTNQDIIALSRSPASMAISWNMYFINGYKFHTEEWSKGRKTSNCGVHVKGLAEGGNTDFYGIIKHIFELDYFGLKHKIPVFYCEWFDPTRNTGTKVHPQYKTVDIKMDKRYRPYDPFILAQNARQVYYVPYPEMCRDMRGWCAAITTKPRGRVEIDNIEDEVPYQSDGMLPALPNVEIEAISCLRDMSQLDVFEEIFDCSTSEADRGH